One Bacillus sp. 1780r2a1 DNA segment encodes these proteins:
- a CDS encoding DegV family protein: MTKIKVVTDSTIDLTVEQAAQYGIEIVPLSINIDNETYLDRVEITPSDFIEKMKRSDVLPKSSQPAVGAFVEVYERLVNEGYDVLSIHMTGGMSGTVRSAESAAKMVDGNITVVDSMYISKALSFQVFEALDMIKQGSEMHEIVQRLDEIRRNTTLFVVVDTLENLIKGGRIGRGKALIGSLLNIKPIASLADGVYTPVAKVRSHSQIVKFLTKQIVEETAGKQIKGIGLVHAEGRELAEKLRESIIAACGYEDFIIEETTPVISTHTGVGAIGFMYFAE; the protein is encoded by the coding sequence ATGACGAAAATTAAAGTGGTAACGGATTCAACAATAGATTTAACCGTAGAGCAAGCAGCTCAATATGGTATTGAAATTGTTCCGTTATCGATTAATATTGATAATGAAACATATTTAGATCGAGTTGAAATAACGCCAAGTGATTTTATTGAAAAGATGAAAAGGTCTGATGTATTACCAAAAAGCTCTCAGCCAGCGGTTGGAGCCTTTGTTGAAGTATATGAGCGCCTTGTAAATGAAGGATACGATGTTTTATCAATTCATATGACAGGCGGTATGAGTGGTACAGTACGTTCAGCAGAAAGTGCTGCTAAAATGGTAGATGGAAATATTACCGTAGTGGATTCTATGTATATCTCAAAAGCGCTCTCTTTTCAGGTGTTTGAAGCTCTGGATATGATTAAACAGGGTTCTGAAATGCACGAAATTGTCCAGCGTTTGGATGAAATTCGTCGTAATACGACACTATTTGTTGTAGTCGATACGTTAGAAAATTTAATAAAAGGTGGGCGAATTGGACGAGGTAAAGCGTTAATTGGTTCGCTACTAAATATTAAGCCTATTGCTTCACTTGCTGATGGGGTATATACGCCTGTTGCAAAGGTTAGGAGTCATTCTCAAATCGTGAAATTTTTAACAAAGCAAATCGTCGAAGAGACGGCAGGAAAGCAAATTAAAGGTATCGGATTAGTACATGCAGAAGGGCGTGAACTAGCTGAAAAGCTAAGAGAATCGATTATTGCTGCCTGTGGCTATGAAGATTTTATAATTGAAGAGACAACACCTGTTATATCTACTCATACAGGGGTTGGCGCAATCGGGTTTATGTACTTTGCTGAATGA
- a CDS encoding YpmP family protein produces the protein MLLKSLEFKHENGQKVKIIDIPVLEEDSTFRFIISVKLNALITDIMKKSMPKQTYSFQEYLKRVLKWKDYEQLFKSDALKHNA, from the coding sequence TTGCTATTGAAAAGCCTTGAATTTAAACATGAGAATGGTCAAAAGGTAAAAATTATTGATATTCCAGTATTGGAGGAAGATAGCACATTTCGGTTTATAATCTCTGTAAAGTTAAATGCTTTGATAACGGATATTATGAAGAAATCCATGCCGAAACAAACCTACTCGTTTCAAGAATATTTAAAACGTGTGTTGAAATGGAAAGATTATGAACAGCTATTTAAGTCTGACGCATTAAAACATAATGCTTGA
- a CDS encoding dihydrofolate reductase gives MISLIVAMDNNRLIGKENDLPWRLPADLQYFKQTTMGHTIVMGRKTFESIGKPLPNRRNVILTGNKDYHHEGVKVIHSVDDLMSLEEESELFVIGGATVYEQTMNVATRLYVTHIEEAFEGDTYFPEIDSSVWKEVSKKQGIKDEKNPYVYYFTVYERS, from the coding sequence ATGATTTCGTTAATTGTAGCGATGGACAACAACCGCCTAATTGGGAAAGAAAATGATTTACCTTGGCGTTTGCCAGCTGACTTACAGTATTTCAAGCAAACCACAATGGGCCACACAATTGTAATGGGACGTAAAACGTTTGAATCAATTGGCAAGCCTCTTCCAAACCGACGCAACGTTATTTTAACAGGGAATAAAGACTATCATCATGAAGGTGTAAAAGTTATTCACTCTGTTGACGATCTTATGTCTCTTGAAGAGGAAAGTGAGCTTTTTGTAATTGGTGGAGCAACAGTATATGAGCAAACTATGAATGTGGCGACTCGTTTATACGTTACTCATATAGAAGAGGCGTTTGAAGGAGATACATACTTTCCTGAAATTGATTCATCAGTTTGGAAAGAAGTATCCAAAAAGCAAGGTATTAAGGATGAAAAGAATCCCTATGTTTACTACTTCACAGTTTATGAACGTTCATAA
- the gntK gene encoding gluconokinase: MIGVDIGTTTTKSVLFTADGKVKESHHVGYPLHTPDALTAEQKPDEIFAAVLSTIKKVVAKGKVNKEDLKVVSFSSAMHSLIAVDESGEPLTNCITWADKRAATYADKLCNQRMELYKRTGMPLHPMSPLVKIKWLKHEHPEIFEKTAKFISIKEYIFHKLFDEYIVDYSIASATGMLNLETKQWDEVALTNAEISSVQLSTIVPATHVSKGIKSEIAHTLKINEDTPFVIGASDGVLSNLGLDAIHQGEIAITIGTSGAIRTVTKKPVLDKEGRTFCYAFTDDLWVVGGPINNGGMILRWAKDELAKSESAVAERLDVNVYDLLTKMADTIRPGAEGLIFHPYLSGERAPLWDADARGSFSGLSLHHGKEHMIRAVLEGIMYNLYTVLEPLEELIGPAREIKASGGFARSEVWKQMMADIFNAEVRIPESFESSCLGAAVLGLYAIGEVESVNVVEKMVGKTTHLEPIAENVKVYKKILPVYRDIMDSMKPHYAKLAELQHEEEANPYSKNKNDA; the protein is encoded by the coding sequence ATGATAGGTGTTGATATTGGAACAACAACAACAAAGTCGGTTTTATTTACTGCTGATGGAAAAGTGAAGGAGTCACATCATGTTGGGTATCCTCTTCATACGCCGGATGCCCTAACAGCTGAACAGAAGCCAGATGAGATTTTTGCAGCTGTCCTATCAACAATTAAGAAAGTAGTGGCAAAGGGAAAGGTAAATAAAGAAGATTTAAAAGTTGTATCTTTTAGCAGCGCGATGCATAGCCTTATTGCTGTTGATGAAAGTGGTGAGCCACTTACAAATTGTATAACGTGGGCTGATAAGCGAGCGGCTACATATGCAGATAAGCTTTGTAATCAACGAATGGAACTATACAAGCGAACGGGTATGCCTCTTCATCCTATGTCACCTCTTGTTAAGATTAAATGGTTAAAGCATGAGCACCCCGAAATCTTTGAAAAAACAGCTAAATTTATTTCAATTAAAGAATATATATTCCATAAATTATTTGATGAGTATATAGTGGATTACTCCATTGCTTCTGCAACAGGAATGCTTAATTTAGAAACAAAACAATGGGATGAAGTTGCGTTAACAAATGCAGAAATCTCTTCTGTTCAACTATCTACTATTGTGCCAGCAACACATGTGAGCAAAGGGATTAAAAGTGAAATCGCTCATACGCTTAAAATTAATGAGGATACTCCTTTTGTAATAGGGGCAAGCGATGGCGTATTATCTAACTTAGGCTTAGATGCTATCCATCAAGGTGAGATTGCCATTACAATTGGCACAAGTGGGGCAATTCGAACGGTTACAAAAAAGCCTGTTCTAGATAAAGAAGGTCGAACATTTTGTTATGCATTTACGGATGACTTATGGGTCGTAGGAGGCCCTATTAATAACGGTGGAATGATTTTACGATGGGCAAAAGACGAATTGGCCAAAAGTGAATCTGCAGTTGCTGAGCGTTTAGATGTGAATGTATATGATTTACTGACGAAAATGGCCGATACAATTCGGCCTGGAGCTGAAGGGCTTATTTTTCACCCTTACTTATCAGGAGAACGGGCTCCTTTATGGGATGCAGACGCAAGGGGTTCATTCAGCGGGCTATCTCTTCATCATGGTAAAGAGCACATGATCCGTGCGGTGTTGGAAGGAATTATGTACAATCTATATACAGTGTTAGAGCCTCTTGAAGAACTAATTGGACCTGCTCGTGAAATTAAAGCTTCAGGTGGATTTGCTCGTTCTGAAGTATGGAAGCAAATGATGGCTGATATTTTTAATGCAGAAGTAAGAATTCCGGAAAGTTTTGAAAGCTCTTGTCTTGGCGCAGCTGTACTAGGTCTCTATGCAATCGGTGAGGTTGAATCCGTCAATGTGGTAGAAAAGATGGTTGGAAAAACTACACACTTAGAGCCGATTGCTGAAAATGTGAAAGTATATAAAAAAATCCTGCCAGTCTATCGAGATATTATGGATAGTATGAAGCCTCATTACGCGAAATTAGCAGAGCTTCAGCATGAAGAAGAAGCGAATCCTTACTCTAAAAATAAGAATGACGCTTGA
- a CDS encoding thymidylate synthase: MKQYLDLCEHVLKHGTKKEDRTGTGTISTFGYQMRFNLQEGFPALTTKKLHLKSIIHELLWFLSGDTNIKYLQDNGVRIWNEWADENGELGPVYGHQWRSWPTPEGSTIDQITNVIHQIKNNPDSRRLMVSAWNVADVDNMALPPCHCLFQFYVADGKLSCQLYQRSADIFLGVPFNIASYALLTMMVAQVCDLEPGDFVHTFGDAHIYTNHLEQVNLQLTREPRSLPKMKINPEVKSIFDFKFEDFELVEYDPHPHIKGAVSV; this comes from the coding sequence GTGAAACAATATCTCGACTTATGTGAACATGTACTGAAACATGGAACGAAAAAAGAAGATCGGACAGGAACAGGAACAATTAGTACATTTGGTTACCAAATGCGATTTAACCTTCAAGAAGGGTTTCCTGCTTTAACCACTAAAAAGCTTCATTTAAAATCAATTATTCATGAATTATTATGGTTTTTAAGCGGTGATACAAACATCAAATATTTACAAGATAACGGCGTACGTATTTGGAATGAATGGGCTGATGAAAATGGAGAATTAGGCCCTGTTTATGGTCACCAGTGGCGCTCTTGGCCAACACCAGAAGGAAGTACCATTGATCAAATAACAAATGTTATTCATCAAATTAAAAATAATCCAGATTCAAGAAGGTTGATGGTAAGTGCGTGGAACGTTGCGGATGTTGATAACATGGCGCTTCCGCCATGCCACTGCTTATTTCAATTCTACGTAGCAGATGGTAAATTATCTTGTCAGCTATACCAACGCTCAGCTGATATTTTTTTAGGCGTACCTTTTAATATTGCATCCTATGCCCTTCTGACAATGATGGTTGCTCAAGTGTGCGATTTAGAACCAGGTGATTTTGTTCATACGTTTGGGGATGCTCATATTTATACAAATCACCTTGAACAAGTAAACCTACAGTTAACGCGTGAACCTCGTTCCCTACCAAAAATGAAGATTAACCCAGAAGTCAAATCTATCTTTGACTTTAAATTTGAAGACTTCGAGCTCGTTGAGTATGATCCACATCCTCATATTAAAGGAGCGGTTAGCGTATGA
- a CDS encoding penicillin acylase family protein, translating into MEVVIKKKLPNWLKKKRWKITMTIFIVFLLLAVITGVYFYWFLHKSLPQTEGKIEINGLKAEVSVYRDAAGTPHIEAKNQHDLFLAQGYVTAQDRIFQMDLSRRQASGMLSEVVGKQALERDKFFRTLGLRRAAEKSIALYSEEAISALHSYTEGVNQFIKEAKANNTLPVEFTILGYEPTEWSELDSLTIGKYMAFDLGGHWEGQAFRHYLLQNFSEDKALELFPSYPKDGPTIINSVKNSTLNIEKSFAKAVVPHEFNGSNNWVISGEKSASGFPILADDPHLGLATPAIWYETHLRSPEVNVSGVIFAGIPGIILGRNDTIAWGVTNVGPDVQDLYIEKRNPENKHEFLYKDKWEPAEVIKETIPVKDEKAVNYEVVITRHGPILSEFAHYEEANTALSMRWTALDPSAELEAVLKFSKAKNWEEFKDTLEYFHTPAQNFVFASTDGTIAYRANGLIPIRKKGDSLLPVPGWTDEYEWNGYIPWDKLPTIVNPEKGYISTANNKIAGSEYPYHLSNIWAQPYRQQRIQDVLESKEKLNAKDMMHLQLDHYNLQAEEFTPILLEHLDTSTLREIDKEALKTLEDWNFTDDTELAAPLLFHFWMEEIANVLFNEEISDDMLKLFIGKAQVVDQLLRQAHEGKEGIWMAENGGLPNVLQKSLKNAVNRASSFQGETPANWKWGEVHAVTFTHPLSSVKPLHLLFNAKGSVPMRGSRVTVGAAGWNSETGEVNHGASWRTVVDMKKPLESYNIVGPGQSGHVMSPWYLDQMNDWTEGAYHITWMSEKYREAADLLILVPQN; encoded by the coding sequence TTGGAGGTTGTTATAAAAAAGAAATTGCCGAATTGGCTAAAGAAAAAACGATGGAAAATTACCATGACAATATTTATTGTGTTTCTGCTACTTGCAGTCATAACAGGGGTATACTTCTATTGGTTTCTACATAAAAGCTTGCCACAAACTGAAGGGAAAATAGAAATTAATGGGTTAAAAGCGGAAGTAAGCGTTTATCGTGATGCAGCAGGAACTCCTCATATTGAAGCAAAAAATCAACATGATCTCTTCTTGGCTCAAGGATATGTAACAGCGCAAGATCGCATCTTTCAAATGGATTTAAGCAGAAGACAAGCTTCAGGTATGCTAAGTGAAGTTGTGGGAAAACAAGCACTTGAACGAGATAAATTTTTTCGAACATTAGGATTAAGAAGAGCTGCTGAAAAATCAATAGCGCTTTATTCAGAAGAGGCAATAAGTGCGCTTCACTCCTATACTGAGGGAGTAAATCAATTTATTAAAGAAGCAAAAGCAAACAATACGCTACCAGTCGAATTTACCATTCTTGGCTATGAACCAACGGAATGGTCCGAACTGGATTCCTTGACAATTGGTAAATATATGGCATTCGATCTTGGTGGTCATTGGGAAGGCCAGGCATTTCGTCATTACTTACTTCAGAACTTCTCAGAAGACAAGGCTCTGGAGCTTTTTCCAAGCTATCCAAAAGACGGGCCTACCATTATTAATTCAGTAAAAAACTCTACGCTTAATATAGAGAAAAGTTTTGCTAAGGCCGTTGTTCCCCATGAATTTAATGGAAGTAATAACTGGGTCATAAGTGGAGAAAAATCTGCATCAGGCTTTCCAATTTTAGCTGATGATCCTCACCTTGGTTTAGCCACACCAGCTATTTGGTATGAAACTCACCTCCGTTCCCCAGAAGTTAACGTCAGTGGTGTTATTTTCGCAGGTATTCCAGGCATTATTCTTGGGCGTAATGACACTATAGCATGGGGCGTAACAAACGTTGGACCAGATGTACAAGATCTTTATATTGAAAAGCGTAACCCTGAAAACAAACACGAATTCTTGTATAAAGACAAATGGGAACCTGCAGAAGTTATAAAAGAAACCATTCCAGTTAAAGATGAGAAAGCTGTAAACTATGAAGTTGTGATAACAAGACACGGCCCTATATTGTCTGAATTTGCTCATTACGAAGAAGCTAACACAGCTCTTTCAATGAGGTGGACTGCACTAGATCCTTCCGCAGAGCTCGAAGCTGTTTTGAAATTCAGCAAAGCAAAAAATTGGGAGGAATTCAAAGATACCTTAGAATATTTTCATACGCCAGCCCAAAATTTTGTTTTTGCCTCTACTGATGGAACGATTGCATATCGTGCAAATGGCTTAATACCGATTCGGAAAAAAGGAGATAGTTTACTACCTGTTCCTGGTTGGACAGATGAGTATGAATGGAATGGCTACATCCCTTGGGATAAGCTGCCTACTATTGTCAATCCCGAGAAAGGTTATATATCAACAGCAAATAACAAAATAGCTGGGAGTGAGTATCCTTATCACCTCTCCAACATATGGGCACAACCGTATCGTCAGCAACGAATTCAAGATGTGCTAGAATCCAAAGAAAAATTAAATGCTAAGGATATGATGCATCTACAACTTGACCATTACAACCTCCAAGCGGAAGAGTTTACACCAATTTTATTAGAACACCTTGATACCTCTACCTTAAGAGAGATAGATAAAGAAGCTCTTAAGACCTTGGAAGACTGGAATTTTACAGATGACACCGAGCTAGCTGCACCTCTACTCTTCCATTTTTGGATGGAAGAAATAGCAAATGTTTTATTTAATGAAGAGATTAGTGATGACATGCTAAAACTGTTCATTGGAAAAGCCCAAGTAGTTGATCAACTCTTACGACAAGCACATGAAGGGAAAGAAGGAATATGGATGGCTGAAAACGGCGGTTTGCCAAACGTGCTACAAAAATCTCTAAAGAATGCCGTCAATCGTGCTAGTTCGTTTCAAGGAGAAACACCTGCTAATTGGAAATGGGGCGAAGTTCATGCGGTCACGTTTACTCATCCATTATCATCCGTTAAGCCTTTGCATCTTCTTTTTAATGCAAAAGGCTCGGTTCCAATGAGAGGAAGCCGCGTGACCGTTGGAGCTGCTGGTTGGAATAGTGAAACGGGAGAAGTGAACCACGGAGCATCTTGGAGAACGGTCGTGGACATGAAAAAACCTTTGGAGAGCTACAATATCGTTGGTCCCGGTCAGTCAGGTCATGTAATGAGTCCTTGGTATCTTGACCAAATGAATGATTGGACTGAAGGAGCTTATCATATCACATGGATGAGTGAGAAATACCGTGAAGCCGCAGATTTGCTGATATTAGTACCACAGAATTAG
- the purU gene encoding formyltetrahydrofolate deformylase — translation MKSHIEQHVTSYKEKYKNRGRLLISCSDQPGIVSAVSTFLFEQGANIVESSQHSTNPEGGTFFIRFEFECDRLDEKGPAMEEAFQSIAESFSMEAKFTYAHRLKRTAIFVSKELHCLLELLWAWESGDLMSDIAVVVSNHEDAREVVESFGIPFYHIPATKEIRAEAEAQQLQLLKDYNIDLIILARYMQILTPTFVAENPYRIINIHHSFLPAFIGAKPYERAYKRGVKLIGATSHYVTDDLDEGPIIEQDIERVNHRDDAEELKKKGRLIERTVLARAVKWHLEDRILVYGNRTIVFN, via the coding sequence ATGAAATCGCATATTGAGCAACACGTAACATCATACAAAGAGAAGTATAAAAATAGAGGGCGGTTGTTAATTAGCTGTTCAGACCAACCTGGAATTGTGTCGGCTGTCTCTACGTTTTTATTTGAACAAGGAGCAAATATTGTAGAGTCTAGTCAGCATTCAACTAATCCAGAAGGTGGAACATTTTTTATTCGTTTTGAATTTGAATGCGACCGTTTGGATGAAAAAGGACCAGCAATGGAAGAAGCTTTCCAATCGATTGCAGAATCCTTTTCAATGGAAGCGAAGTTTACGTACGCACATCGTTTAAAGAGAACAGCGATCTTCGTGTCAAAAGAGTTACATTGTTTATTAGAACTACTATGGGCATGGGAAAGCGGCGACTTAATGAGCGACATTGCCGTAGTTGTTAGTAATCATGAAGATGCGCGTGAAGTCGTTGAGTCTTTTGGAATTCCGTTCTATCACATTCCTGCAACAAAAGAAATTCGTGCTGAAGCGGAAGCACAGCAGCTCCAATTATTAAAGGACTATAACATAGATTTAATTATCTTAGCGCGTTATATGCAGATTTTAACGCCGACATTTGTAGCCGAAAATCCATATCGTATCATTAATATTCATCATTCGTTTTTACCTGCTTTTATCGGTGCAAAGCCATACGAGCGAGCGTACAAGCGTGGTGTTAAGCTAATCGGTGCTACTTCGCATTATGTAACGGATGATCTAGACGAAGGACCGATTATTGAACAAGATATCGAACGAGTAAATCACCGAGATGATGCGGAAGAACTGAAGAAAAAAGGGCGCTTAATTGAGCGTACGGTCTTAGCAAGAGCGGTAAAATGGCATTTAGAAGATCGAATTTTAGTTTACGGTAATCGCACAATCGTATTTAATTGA
- the ilvA gene encoding threonine ammonia-lyase IlvA, giving the protein MKQQVDNRTKHVQLEDIMIANQMIKDVVVHTPLQRNDVLSERYECNVYLKREDLQVVRSFKIRGAYNRIKQLTKQELEHGIACASAGNHAQGVAYACRHLNIDGKIFMPSTTPRQKVNQVKFLGRDNVKIVLTGDTFDDSYETAIQCSEEEKRTFIHPFNDVDVIAGQGTVAVEMFNDCEDEIDYVFGSIGGGGLISGVGTYVKSISPKTAVIGVEPAGAAGMQTSFDRGEVVTLESIDPFVDGAAVKTVGSVSYEISREVVDDIVIVPEGKVCTTILSLYNENAIIAEPAGALSIAALDSYREQIKGKTVVCVISGGNNDIGRMQEIKERSMMYEGLQHYFIVNFPQRAGALREFLDEVLGPNDDISRFEYTKKNNKDSGPALVGIELKHKEDYYPLISRMDKKGFPYTEINKESSLFHLFI; this is encoded by the coding sequence ATGAAACAACAAGTAGATAATCGAACAAAACATGTACAGTTAGAGGACATCATGATTGCGAATCAAATGATTAAAGATGTTGTTGTACATACACCACTACAGCGCAATGATGTGCTTTCTGAACGTTATGAATGTAACGTGTATTTGAAGCGTGAAGATCTGCAAGTCGTTCGTTCATTTAAAATTCGAGGAGCGTATAATCGTATTAAGCAATTGACGAAGCAGGAGTTAGAGCATGGAATTGCATGTGCAAGTGCCGGTAATCACGCACAGGGTGTGGCTTATGCTTGTCGCCATTTGAACATTGATGGCAAAATCTTTATGCCTAGCACTACTCCCCGACAGAAGGTCAACCAAGTTAAATTTTTAGGGAGAGATAATGTAAAGATTGTTTTAACAGGTGATACGTTCGATGATTCCTATGAAACAGCGATCCAGTGCAGTGAAGAAGAAAAGAGAACGTTTATTCACCCTTTTAATGACGTTGATGTAATTGCGGGACAAGGAACGGTTGCTGTTGAAATGTTTAATGATTGTGAAGATGAAATAGACTATGTGTTTGGAAGTATTGGGGGAGGCGGTCTAATTTCAGGCGTAGGGACTTATGTGAAAAGTATCTCTCCTAAAACAGCAGTTATTGGCGTAGAGCCTGCTGGAGCAGCTGGAATGCAAACGTCTTTTGATAGAGGGGAAGTTGTAACGCTTGAGTCTATTGATCCATTTGTAGATGGGGCAGCCGTAAAAACCGTTGGTAGCGTATCTTACGAGATTAGCCGAGAAGTGGTTGATGATATCGTTATTGTTCCTGAAGGGAAAGTCTGTACAACCATTCTATCCCTTTATAATGAAAATGCAATTATTGCAGAGCCTGCCGGTGCACTTTCCATCGCTGCTTTAGACTCTTATCGTGAACAAATTAAAGGAAAAACAGTAGTGTGCGTTATCAGTGGAGGAAACAACGATATTGGTCGTATGCAAGAAATCAAAGAGCGTTCCATGATGTATGAAGGTTTGCAGCATTATTTTATTGTGAACTTCCCTCAGAGAGCAGGAGCACTACGGGAATTTTTAGATGAAGTGCTTGGGCCAAACGATGACATTTCACGATTTGAGTATACAAAGAAAAATAACAAAGATAGCGGTCCAGCGTTGGTGGGTATCGAATTAAAACATAAAGAGGATTATTATCCATTAATTAGCCGAATGGATAAAAAAGGATTTCCTTATACGGAAATTAATAAAGAAAGCAGCTTGTTCCATTTATTTATTTAA
- a CDS encoding 1-acyl-sn-glycerol-3-phosphate acyltransferase, producing the protein MKMIRMIVFFIYFFTYLIFSLPTLSKMKRLPTEWSNERKRQEQHQIPKHWARTLVKIAGANVEITGKSNIPKGPVLFVSNHEGNFDVPVLLGFIEKPFGFFSKIEVKKIPLVARWMEVMDCVFIDRANRRASVQALKDSVCLLEEGHSMVIFPEGTRSKGEGIGEFKKGSIRIALDAKVPIVPVAIQGTSKIMEQSKVGFQKADVTIRVLPAITTHLDAESNPNVIHHEVREQIIQALNNHHPMQSKSVS; encoded by the coding sequence ATGAAAATGATTCGAATGATTGTGTTTTTTATCTACTTTTTTACGTATCTTATTTTCAGCTTACCTACTCTATCTAAAATGAAGCGGCTGCCAACTGAGTGGAGTAATGAGCGTAAAAGACAAGAACAGCATCAGATCCCTAAACACTGGGCGCGCACTCTTGTAAAAATTGCTGGAGCCAACGTTGAAATAACTGGAAAATCCAACATTCCCAAGGGGCCAGTTCTGTTTGTAAGTAATCATGAAGGCAACTTTGATGTTCCCGTTTTACTTGGTTTTATAGAAAAGCCATTCGGCTTCTTTTCAAAAATTGAAGTAAAAAAAATTCCGCTTGTTGCAAGGTGGATGGAAGTAATGGACTGTGTGTTCATTGATCGAGCTAATCGCAGAGCATCGGTTCAAGCTTTAAAAGATAGTGTTTGCTTACTCGAAGAAGGGCATTCAATGGTCATTTTTCCAGAGGGGACACGAAGTAAAGGCGAAGGAATTGGTGAGTTTAAAAAAGGAAGTATAAGGATTGCGCTAGATGCTAAGGTACCAATTGTCCCTGTTGCTATCCAAGGAACATCGAAAATTATGGAACAGTCTAAAGTTGGGTTCCAAAAAGCAGATGTAACCATACGAGTTTTACCTGCAATTACAACGCATCTAGATGCAGAAAGTAATCCAAACGTGATTCACCATGAAGTTCGTGAGCAGATTATTCAAGCTTTAAACAATCATCATCCAATGCAATCAAAAAGCGTCTCTTAA